In one window of Corynebacterium incognita DNA:
- the lepA gene encoding translation elongation factor 4, producing the protein MPKNFAATTFTEPTRIRNFCIIAHIDHGKSTLADRILQLSQVVEARDMRDQYLDNMDIERERGITIKAQNVRLPWVPRSGEFEGQEMVLQMIDTPGHVDFTYEVSRALDACEGAILLVDAAQGIEAQTLANLYLAMENDLEIIPVLNKIDLPAADPEKYAAEIANIIGCEPEDVLRVSGKTGEGVEELLDRVVELVPPPSTDAPDDAPARAMIFDSVYDTYRGVVTYIRMVDGKLTPRQKVRMMATGVDHEILEIGIVSPTPQKCDGLGPGEVGYLITGVKDVRETKVGDTVTWANKGATEQLEGYADPKPMVYSGLFPISQADFPDLRDALEKLQLNDASLTFEPETSVALGFGFRCGFLGLLHMEITRDRLQREFDLDLISTAPSVTYRVVREDGTEQYVHNPADWPEGKLQEVYEPIVKMTIIVPSDFVGPTMELCQQKRGQMGGMDYLSEDRVELRYTMPLGEIIFDFFDMLKSRTKGYASLNYEEAGEQLADLVKVDILLQGDPVDAFSAIVHREHAHTYGNKMTKKLKELIPRQQFEVPVQAAIGAKIISRENIRAMRKDVLAKCYGGDISRKRKLLEKQKEGKKRMKTLGSVNVPQEAFVAALSTDEE; encoded by the coding sequence GCGATCAATACCTGGACAACATGGACATTGAGCGCGAGCGCGGCATCACCATCAAAGCGCAGAACGTGCGCCTACCGTGGGTCCCGCGCTCCGGCGAGTTCGAGGGCCAGGAGATGGTCCTGCAGATGATCGACACCCCGGGCCACGTGGACTTCACCTACGAGGTCTCCCGCGCGCTGGACGCATGTGAGGGCGCTATCCTGCTTGTCGACGCCGCGCAGGGCATCGAGGCCCAAACCCTGGCCAACCTGTACCTGGCTATGGAAAACGACCTGGAAATTATTCCGGTCCTCAACAAGATCGACCTGCCCGCCGCGGACCCGGAGAAGTACGCCGCTGAGATCGCGAACATCATCGGCTGCGAGCCTGAGGACGTGCTGCGGGTCTCCGGCAAGACCGGCGAGGGCGTCGAAGAGCTCCTCGACCGCGTGGTGGAACTGGTGCCGCCGCCCAGCACCGACGCCCCCGACGACGCACCAGCGCGCGCCATGATCTTTGACTCCGTCTACGACACCTACCGCGGCGTGGTCACCTATATCCGTATGGTGGACGGCAAGCTGACTCCGCGGCAGAAGGTACGCATGATGGCCACCGGCGTGGACCACGAAATCTTGGAGATCGGCATCGTCTCGCCGACCCCGCAGAAGTGCGACGGGCTCGGCCCCGGCGAGGTGGGCTACCTCATCACCGGCGTGAAGGACGTCCGCGAAACCAAGGTGGGCGACACCGTCACCTGGGCCAACAAGGGCGCCACCGAGCAGCTCGAGGGCTACGCCGACCCGAAGCCCATGGTGTACTCGGGCCTGTTCCCGATCTCCCAGGCCGACTTCCCCGACCTGCGCGACGCCCTGGAGAAGCTGCAACTCAACGACGCTTCGCTGACGTTTGAGCCCGAGACTTCCGTGGCGCTCGGCTTCGGCTTCCGCTGCGGCTTCCTGGGCCTGCTGCACATGGAGATCACCCGCGACCGCCTGCAGCGCGAATTCGACCTGGATCTGATTTCCACCGCACCGTCGGTGACCTACCGCGTGGTCCGCGAGGACGGCACCGAACAGTACGTGCACAACCCGGCGGACTGGCCGGAAGGCAAGCTGCAAGAGGTCTACGAGCCGATCGTGAAGATGACCATCATCGTGCCCTCGGACTTCGTGGGCCCGACGATGGAACTGTGCCAGCAGAAGCGCGGCCAGATGGGTGGCATGGACTACCTGTCCGAGGACCGCGTGGAACTGCGCTACACCATGCCGCTGGGCGAGATCATCTTCGACTTCTTTGACATGCTCAAGTCCCGCACCAAGGGCTACGCCTCGCTGAACTACGAAGAGGCCGGCGAACAGCTCGCGGACCTGGTCAAGGTGGATATCCTGTTGCAGGGCGACCCAGTGGACGCCTTCTCCGCCATCGTGCACCGCGAGCACGCGCACACCTACGGCAACAAGATGACCAAGAAGCTCAAGGAGCTCATCCCGCGCCAGCAGTTCGAGGTGCCGGTGCAGGCGGCCATCGGCGCGAAGATTATCTCGCGTGAAAACATCCGCGCCATGCGCAAGGACGTGCTGGCCAAGTGCTACGGCGGCGATATCTCCCGTAAGCGCAAGCTGCTGGAAAAGCAGAAGGAAGGTAAGAAGCGCATGAAGACCCTGGGCTCGGTCAACGTGCCGCAGGAGGCATTCGTGGCTGCGCTGTCCACCGACGAGGAGTAG